Proteins encoded by one window of Pseudonocardia sp. HH130629-09:
- a CDS encoding CTP synthase, with amino-acid sequence MQTRATRHLFVTGGVASSLGKGLTASSLGQLLTARGLRVTMQKLDPYLNVDPGTMNPFQHGEVFVTEDGAETDLDVGHYERFLDRDLAGRANVTTGQVYSEVIAKERRGEYLGDTVQVIPHITNEIKDRVLAMAEPDAEGVAPDVVITEVGGTIGDIESLPFVEAARQVRHEVGRDNCFFLHVSLVPYLAPSGELKTKPTQHSVAALRNIGIQPDAVVLRADRDIPEGMKRKISLMCDIELDGVAACPDAPSIYDIPKVLHGEGLDAYVVRRLGLPFRDVDWTVWGDLLDRVHHPRETATIALVGKYVDLPDAYLSVTEALRAGGFAHHAKVAVRWVPSDSCETPAGAAEALDGVDGVLIPGGFGIRGIEGKLGAITHARTRRIPTLGLCLGLQCMVIETARTVAGLEGASSTEFDPETAHPVISTMATQRDVVAGERDMGGTMRLGAYPAVLQPGSVAAKAYGTREISERHRHRFEVNNAYRQQLTEAGLVFGTSPDGTLVEFVELPSSQHPFFVGTQAHPELKSRPTRPHPLFAAFVKAALRYRAEDRLPVHLPGRDNADADDAETVEGDDVAVGAGGNGVAPAESTPVR; translated from the coding sequence GTGCAGACTCGCGCCACCCGTCATCTCTTCGTCACCGGTGGGGTCGCGTCCTCGCTGGGTAAGGGCCTGACCGCCTCCAGTCTCGGTCAGTTGCTCACCGCGCGCGGGCTTCGCGTCACCATGCAGAAGCTCGATCCGTACCTCAACGTCGATCCCGGGACGATGAACCCGTTCCAGCACGGCGAGGTGTTCGTCACCGAGGACGGCGCCGAGACCGACCTCGACGTCGGCCACTACGAGCGGTTCCTGGACCGCGACCTCGCCGGGCGGGCCAACGTGACCACCGGCCAGGTCTACTCCGAGGTCATCGCCAAGGAGCGCCGCGGCGAGTACCTCGGCGACACCGTCCAGGTCATCCCGCACATCACCAACGAGATCAAGGACCGCGTCCTCGCGATGGCCGAGCCCGACGCCGAGGGCGTGGCCCCCGACGTGGTCATCACCGAGGTCGGCGGCACCATCGGCGACATCGAGTCGCTGCCGTTCGTCGAGGCCGCCCGGCAGGTCCGCCACGAGGTCGGCCGGGACAACTGCTTCTTCCTGCACGTGTCGCTGGTGCCGTACCTGGCGCCGTCGGGCGAGCTGAAGACCAAGCCGACCCAGCACTCCGTCGCGGCGCTGCGCAACATCGGCATCCAGCCCGACGCGGTGGTCCTGCGCGCCGACCGGGACATCCCCGAGGGCATGAAGCGCAAGATCTCGCTGATGTGCGACATCGAGCTCGACGGCGTCGCCGCGTGCCCGGACGCCCCGTCGATCTACGACATCCCGAAGGTGCTGCACGGTGAGGGCCTCGACGCCTACGTTGTGCGCCGGCTCGGGCTGCCCTTCCGCGACGTGGACTGGACCGTGTGGGGCGACCTGCTCGACCGCGTCCACCACCCGCGGGAGACTGCGACGATCGCGCTGGTCGGCAAGTACGTGGACCTGCCCGACGCCTACCTCTCGGTCACCGAGGCGCTGCGGGCCGGGGGCTTCGCCCACCATGCCAAGGTCGCGGTCCGCTGGGTGCCGTCGGACTCGTGCGAGACCCCGGCCGGCGCGGCCGAGGCGCTCGACGGCGTCGACGGGGTGCTCATCCCCGGCGGCTTCGGCATCCGCGGCATCGAGGGCAAGCTCGGCGCGATCACCCACGCCCGCACCCGGCGCATCCCCACCCTGGGGCTGTGCCTGGGCCTGCAGTGCATGGTCATCGAGACCGCGCGCACCGTCGCCGGCCTGGAGGGTGCCAGCTCGACCGAGTTCGACCCGGAGACCGCACACCCGGTCATCTCGACGATGGCGACCCAGCGCGACGTCGTCGCGGGTGAGCGGGACATGGGCGGCACCATGCGCCTGGGCGCCTACCCGGCGGTGCTGCAGCCCGGCTCGGTCGCGGCGAAGGCCTACGGGACGCGCGAGATCTCCGAGCGGCACCGGCACCGCTTCGAGGTCAACAACGCCTACCGGCAGCAGCTCACCGAGGCGGGCCTGGTGTTCGGGACCTCCCCGGACGGCACGTTGGTGGAGTTCGTGGAGCTGCCGTCGTCGCAGCACCCGTTCTTCGTCGGGACCCAGGCGCACCCGGAGCTCAAGAGCCGGCCGACCCGGCCGCATCCGCTGTTCGCGGCGTTCGTGAAGGCGGCGCTGCGCTACCGGGCCGAGGACCGGCTGCCGGTGCACCTGCCCGGCCGGGACAACGCCGACGCCGACGACGCCGAGACGGTCGAGGGCGACGACGTCGCCGTCGGCGCGGGCGGCAACGGCGTGGCCCCGGCCGAGAGCACCCCCGTCCGCTGA
- the recN gene encoding DNA repair protein RecN, translated as MLSEMRIQGLGVIDDATLELDPGLTVLTGETGAGKTMVVTGLNLLGGGRAESSRVSAGAKRAVVEGRFAASPGALELAEEVGAEADDDGSLIAARTVSADGRSRAHLGGRSVPNGVLGRLAETQLAVHGQNDQLRLLRGSDQRALLDRFAGDPVAVPLAAYRAVRTEWLQVVTELAERRDNARRLAQEADLLRHGLAEIEAVDPQPGEDRELVGQARRMAEADDLRAAAESAHLALSGTDDGEAPGAVGLAGHAKGLVEGSGDPALEELGPRLTEAVAVLADVAAELSGYLDRLDADPELLSRVLTRQAELKALTRKYAADTDGVLAWAATARERLSGLDTSDEALAELSARRDALAGELAGHAAAVTAARTAAASRLAEATTAELAGLAMKDATLQVGVQPRPAADTGPVLEVGGRRCQAGASGVDEVEIRLVPHAGAVAQPLHKGASGGELSRVMLALEVALAGADPVPTMVFDEVDAGVGGRAAVEIGRRLAQLASRHQVIVVTHLPQVAAYADRHLVVQKASGAGVTRSSVRRLTEQERTGELARMLAGMDDTDTGRAHAEELLSAATAHREADRAAARPADLAEVRSRRAQSRRGRPPRDAETEFATAQAEGTVPGPRGSDSCGTDTRGTGSDGAATRPAASPRRRRVARAG; from the coding sequence ATGTTGTCCGAGATGCGGATCCAGGGCCTCGGCGTGATCGACGACGCGACCCTGGAGCTCGACCCGGGCCTGACCGTACTGACCGGCGAGACCGGCGCCGGGAAGACCATGGTCGTGACCGGGCTGAACCTCCTCGGCGGTGGCCGCGCGGAGTCCTCGCGGGTGTCGGCCGGGGCGAAGCGGGCCGTCGTCGAGGGCCGGTTCGCGGCCTCGCCGGGTGCCCTGGAGCTGGCCGAGGAGGTGGGAGCCGAGGCCGACGACGACGGGTCGCTGATCGCCGCCCGCACCGTGTCGGCCGACGGGCGCTCCCGTGCCCACCTGGGCGGGCGGTCGGTGCCCAACGGGGTGCTGGGCAGGCTCGCCGAGACCCAGCTCGCCGTGCACGGGCAGAACGACCAGCTGCGGCTGCTGCGCGGCTCCGACCAGCGTGCCCTGCTCGACCGCTTCGCCGGGGATCCGGTCGCGGTCCCGCTGGCCGCCTACCGGGCGGTCCGCACCGAGTGGCTCCAGGTGGTCACCGAGCTCGCGGAGCGGCGGGACAACGCGCGCCGGCTCGCGCAGGAGGCGGACCTGCTGCGGCACGGGCTCGCCGAGATCGAGGCCGTCGACCCACAGCCCGGGGAGGACCGCGAGCTCGTCGGACAGGCCCGCCGGATGGCCGAGGCCGACGACCTGCGGGCCGCCGCCGAGAGCGCACACCTCGCACTGTCCGGGACGGACGACGGCGAGGCCCCCGGTGCCGTCGGGCTCGCCGGGCACGCCAAGGGGCTCGTCGAGGGCAGTGGTGACCCCGCGCTCGAGGAGCTCGGGCCGCGTCTGACCGAGGCCGTCGCGGTGCTCGCCGACGTCGCGGCCGAGCTGTCCGGCTACCTCGACCGGCTCGACGCCGACCCTGAGCTGCTGTCCCGCGTCCTGACCCGCCAGGCGGAGCTCAAGGCGCTCACCCGCAAGTACGCCGCGGACACCGACGGCGTGCTCGCCTGGGCGGCCACCGCCCGCGAACGGCTGTCCGGGCTCGACACCTCCGACGAGGCGCTGGCCGAGCTGTCGGCCCGCCGTGACGCACTCGCCGGTGAGCTGGCCGGGCACGCCGCCGCGGTCACCGCGGCGCGCACCGCCGCGGCGTCCCGGCTGGCCGAGGCCACCACGGCAGAGCTCGCCGGTCTCGCCATGAAGGACGCGACGCTGCAGGTTGGCGTGCAGCCGCGGCCCGCCGCCGACACCGGGCCGGTGCTCGAGGTCGGCGGGCGGCGCTGCCAGGCCGGGGCGAGCGGTGTCGACGAGGTCGAGATCCGGCTCGTCCCGCACGCCGGCGCGGTGGCCCAGCCCCTGCACAAGGGGGCCTCCGGCGGTGAGCTGTCCCGCGTCATGCTGGCCCTGGAGGTCGCGCTCGCCGGAGCCGACCCGGTGCCGACCATGGTGTTCGACGAGGTCGATGCCGGCGTCGGCGGCCGGGCAGCGGTGGAGATCGGCCGCCGGCTCGCGCAGCTGGCCTCGCGGCACCAGGTCATCGTCGTCACGCACCTGCCGCAGGTCGCGGCGTACGCCGACCGGCACCTCGTGGTGCAGAAGGCGTCGGGGGCGGGGGTCACCCGCTCCAGCGTGCGGCGGCTCACCGAACAGGAGCGCACCGGGGAGCTGGCACGGATGCTGGCCGGGATGGACGACACCGACACCGGCCGCGCGCACGCCGAGGAGCTGCTCAGCGCCGCGACCGCGCACCGTGAGGCCGACCGCGCGGCGGCACGCCCCGCGGATCTCGCCGAGGTCCGGTCGCGGCGCGCGCAGTCCCGGCGCGGCCGGCCCCCGCGGGACGCGGAGACCGAGTTCGCCACCGCGCAGGCGGAGGGGACGGTCCCCGGGCCGCGCGGCAGCGATTCCTGCGGCACCGACACCCGGGGAACCGGCTCGGACGGCGCGGCGACCCGTCCTGCGGCGTCGCCGCGGCGTCGCCGGGTCGCCCGGGCTGGCTGA
- a CDS encoding PucR family transcriptional regulator, whose amino-acid sequence MVTGGLGLSGLLAHPDWAAVRSLGGPVPDGATVERVVTVADLHADPGEVRAALLTVAVSAPREDWHLDVLLRRAVAAGAVAVLLAGDAPLHPACRLLAARMGLPVLGAPDALAAALTATRLLQEPDQVVAALVGRTAAVCGVPHGGVDDLVADLARTWRRPVWLLDPGGSVVAGADPADPAGPAPPPPAVGSALLEVAFGPGQPDGRLAVTEPEGVPAETAALRAALAVAANSVRQRLAEQRLTVERDARLRTALLAEILQAGDPLPAGLRRRALDAGWSLDGWHAGLRIDVPSSVDVVAAREQVLRAVETARLRAVVVEQGPGWNAWTTFDHEPVAGELQQHATAARRTQWLLRESLPTSTGVGRVHRGAGGLARTLGEAGDAARLAAERTTSGRFVHVDRLGLGALLLAWTRTDTFLPAARSMLEPLQGRPGDLLTTLTAYLDAESSLTETAAVLGVHRNTVATRIERVRHVLGVDLADPDERLALHLACRSVLFHS is encoded by the coding sequence ATGGTGACCGGCGGGCTGGGTCTGTCCGGGCTGCTCGCGCACCCCGACTGGGCCGCGGTGCGCTCGCTGGGCGGTCCCGTCCCGGACGGTGCCACGGTCGAGCGGGTGGTCACCGTCGCCGACCTGCACGCCGACCCGGGTGAGGTGCGGGCGGCGTTGCTGACGGTCGCGGTGTCCGCGCCCCGCGAGGACTGGCACCTGGACGTGCTGCTGCGCCGCGCCGTCGCGGCCGGGGCCGTTGCGGTACTGCTCGCCGGGGACGCCCCGTTGCACCCGGCGTGCCGGCTGCTCGCCGCGCGGATGGGGCTGCCGGTGCTCGGCGCACCGGACGCGCTGGCCGCCGCGCTGACCGCGACCCGGCTGCTGCAGGAACCCGACCAGGTGGTCGCGGCACTCGTCGGTCGGACGGCGGCGGTGTGCGGGGTCCCGCACGGCGGCGTCGACGACCTCGTCGCGGACCTGGCCCGGACCTGGCGGCGGCCGGTGTGGCTGCTCGACCCGGGCGGCTCGGTCGTCGCGGGCGCGGACCCGGCGGACCCGGCGGGCCCCGCGCCCCCGCCGCCCGCCGTCGGGTCGGCACTGCTGGAGGTGGCGTTCGGTCCGGGCCAGCCGGACGGCCGCCTGGCCGTCACCGAGCCGGAGGGGGTGCCCGCCGAGACCGCGGCGCTGCGGGCGGCGCTGGCCGTCGCCGCGAACTCGGTCCGTCAGCGGCTCGCCGAGCAGCGGCTCACCGTGGAGCGCGACGCGCGGCTGCGGACGGCGCTGCTCGCCGAGATCCTGCAGGCCGGGGACCCGCTCCCCGCCGGGCTGCGGCGCCGGGCGCTCGACGCGGGCTGGTCGCTCGACGGCTGGCACGCGGGCCTGCGGATCGACGTGCCGTCCTCGGTGGACGTAGTCGCGGCCCGGGAGCAGGTGCTGCGGGCGGTGGAGACGGCGCGGCTGCGGGCGGTCGTCGTCGAACAGGGGCCGGGGTGGAACGCCTGGACGACGTTCGACCACGAGCCCGTCGCCGGCGAGCTGCAGCAGCACGCAACGGCCGCGCGGCGCACCCAGTGGCTGCTGCGGGAGTCCCTGCCGACCTCGACCGGGGTGGGACGGGTGCACCGCGGGGCGGGCGGGCTGGCCCGGACCCTCGGCGAGGCCGGGGACGCGGCCCGGCTCGCGGCCGAACGCACGACCAGCGGCCGGTTCGTCCACGTCGACCGGCTCGGCCTGGGGGCGCTGCTGCTGGCCTGGACCCGCACCGACACCTTCCTGCCCGCCGCCAGGTCGATGCTGGAACCCCTGCAGGGCAGGCCCGGGGACCTGCTGACGACGCTGACCGCCTACCTGGACGCGGAGTCGTCGCTGACCGAGACCGCGGCGGTGCTCGGGGTGCACCGCAACACCGTCGCGACCCGGATCGAACGGGTGCGCCACGTGCTCGGCGTCGACCTCGCCGACCCGGACGAGCGCCTCGCCCTGCACCTGGCGTGCCGCAGCGTGCTGTTCCACAGCTGA
- a CDS encoding NUDIX domain-containing protein: MTRPGEHDFPVRSATDIYSGRVMALRSDRVGMPGGRVATREILEHPGAVAVVAVDGSGRVRMLHQYRHAVRRRLWELPAGLLDVAGEDPAVTADRELTEEAGLSARDWSVLLDVVPSPGFSDESVRIFLARDLVEKPRPDLGDDEEADLELRWIPIAEALGMVFSGEIVNAVSCAGLLAARAVLAGEFDPRPVDAEWVDRPFRFARRADE; this comes from the coding sequence GTGACCCGCCCCGGTGAGCACGACTTCCCGGTCCGCTCGGCCACCGACATCTACTCCGGCCGTGTCATGGCGCTGCGGTCCGACCGCGTCGGCATGCCCGGCGGCCGGGTCGCGACCCGCGAGATCCTGGAGCACCCGGGCGCGGTCGCCGTCGTCGCGGTCGACGGGTCCGGGCGGGTCCGGATGCTGCACCAGTACCGCCACGCCGTCCGGCGACGGCTGTGGGAGCTCCCCGCGGGCCTGCTCGACGTGGCGGGGGAGGACCCCGCGGTCACCGCCGACCGGGAGCTGACCGAGGAGGCCGGGCTGTCGGCGCGCGACTGGTCGGTGCTGCTCGACGTCGTGCCCTCGCCCGGGTTCTCCGACGAGTCGGTCCGCATCTTCCTGGCGCGCGACCTCGTCGAGAAGCCCCGCCCCGACCTGGGCGACGACGAGGAGGCCGACCTGGAGCTGCGCTGGATCCCGATCGCCGAGGCGCTCGGGATGGTGTTCTCCGGGGAGATCGTGAACGCGGTGTCCTGCGCCGGGCTGCTCGCGGCCCGCGCGGTCCTGGCCGGGGAGTTCGACCCGCGGCCGGTCGACGCCGAGTGGGTTGACCGGCCGTTCCGCTTCGCCCGCCGCGCCGACGAGTGA
- the steA gene encoding putative cytokinetic ring protein SteA: MKLSGLLHRSRPELPGLTGPARADRRIESLLRRLRPGDIAVIDQVDLDRATADALVAARVAAVVNAAPSISGRFPNLGPQVLVEAGVPLVDDCGPDTLRAVKDGIRVRLHDGVLYSGEQPLCEGREQTEDTVADALDEAKQGLTHQLEAFAANTIEFMRRERSLLLDGHGVPEVDVALDGRPVLVVAAGFEHLAVLKQLKAYIKEYRPVLIGVGAGADALLGARHRPDLIVADPSEVSNQALTSGADVVVPAFPDGHAPGLHRVQDLGASAVTFPSMANPEDLALLLAHHRGASTIVTVGLSASMGEFLDRGRSGSNASTFLTRLQAGGSVVDGAMIAQMYRSRTSFAPLLLLVAAAVVAVVVAVLVSGGGPAVLEWLRGVLESVRALVAGWFPA; encoded by the coding sequence ATGAAGCTGTCCGGCCTGCTGCACCGTTCCCGACCGGAGCTGCCGGGCCTGACCGGCCCGGCACGCGCCGACCGCCGCATCGAGTCGCTGCTCCGGCGCCTGCGGCCCGGCGACATCGCCGTGATCGACCAGGTCGACCTGGACCGGGCGACCGCGGACGCGCTCGTCGCCGCCCGGGTCGCCGCCGTCGTCAACGCCGCGCCGTCGATCTCCGGCCGGTTCCCGAACCTCGGCCCGCAGGTGCTCGTCGAGGCGGGTGTCCCGCTCGTCGACGACTGCGGTCCCGACACCCTCCGCGCCGTCAAGGACGGCATCCGGGTGCGGCTGCACGACGGCGTCCTCTACTCCGGTGAGCAGCCGCTGTGCGAGGGCCGCGAGCAGACCGAGGACACCGTCGCCGACGCCCTGGACGAGGCCAAACAGGGTCTGACCCACCAGCTCGAGGCGTTCGCCGCGAACACCATCGAGTTCATGCGCCGGGAGCGTTCGCTGCTGCTCGACGGGCACGGCGTCCCGGAGGTCGACGTCGCCCTCGACGGACGGCCGGTGCTCGTCGTCGCCGCCGGGTTCGAGCACCTCGCCGTGCTCAAGCAGCTCAAGGCCTACATCAAGGAGTACCGGCCGGTGCTCATCGGCGTCGGGGCCGGGGCGGACGCGCTGCTGGGCGCGCGCCACCGCCCCGACCTCATCGTCGCCGACCCCTCCGAGGTGTCGAACCAGGCACTGACCAGCGGCGCCGACGTCGTCGTCCCGGCCTTCCCCGACGGGCACGCCCCGGGGCTGCACCGCGTGCAGGACCTGGGCGCCAGCGCCGTCACCTTCCCGTCGATGGCCAACCCCGAGGACCTGGCGCTGCTGCTGGCCCACCACCGCGGCGCCTCGACGATCGTCACGGTCGGGCTGTCCGCGTCGATGGGGGAGTTCCTCGACCGCGGACGCTCCGGCAGCAACGCCTCCACCTTCCTGACCCGGCTCCAGGCGGGGGGCAGTGTCGTCGACGGCGCGATGATCGCGCAGATGTACCGGAGCCGGACCTCGTTCGCGCCGCTGCTGCTGCTCGTCGCGGCCGCCGTGGTCGCGGTCGTCGTCGCGGTGCTCGTGTCCGGCGGCGGTCCGGCGGTGCTGGAGTGGCTGCGCGGGGTGCTGGAGAGCGTGCGGGCCCTGGTCGCCGGATGGTTCCCGGCGTGA
- a CDS encoding copper transporter has product MISRRHHRIALVAVFVLALAAGFALAVVGLPQRIADVAASGADTGETARLSAERDALAAQLHASDEFAGRVGPDLVRGKLTGVPVTVVSLGADPADTRAVAELVVTAGGSVAGEVVLTPAVTDPARADQLRDLSARLLPSGAQLPTATDAGALAGGLLGSALLTPPDGPAPAPDAAGTVLAGLAGGGFAEAPQGSPAAGRLAVVVTGAAYSGVDADASAGTAAALAAELDRRGAGAVLAGRDAAEGSAVAAARAAGAGPVGRLATVDGVGTGAGRVATVLALAERQAGGTGRYGSGAGTAGPVPAAP; this is encoded by the coding sequence GTGATCTCGCGGCGCCACCACCGCATCGCCCTGGTCGCGGTGTTCGTGCTGGCCCTCGCGGCCGGGTTCGCCCTCGCCGTCGTCGGGCTGCCGCAGCGCATCGCCGACGTCGCGGCCTCGGGGGCGGACACGGGAGAGACCGCCCGGCTGAGCGCCGAACGCGACGCCCTGGCCGCGCAGCTGCACGCCAGCGACGAGTTCGCCGGCCGCGTCGGACCGGACCTGGTGCGCGGGAAGCTCACCGGGGTGCCGGTGACCGTCGTCTCGCTCGGTGCCGACCCGGCCGACACGCGCGCGGTCGCCGAGCTCGTCGTCACCGCGGGGGGCAGCGTCGCGGGGGAGGTCGTGCTCACCCCGGCCGTCACCGACCCGGCCCGCGCCGACCAGCTGCGCGACCTGTCCGCGCGGCTGCTGCCGTCGGGGGCGCAGCTCCCCACCGCCACCGACGCCGGTGCGCTCGCCGGGGGCCTGCTCGGCTCCGCGCTGCTGACCCCGCCCGACGGCCCCGCACCCGCCCCGGACGCGGCCGGCACGGTCCTCGCCGGGCTCGCCGGCGGCGGCTTCGCCGAGGCCCCGCAGGGCAGCCCCGCGGCCGGGAGACTCGCCGTCGTCGTGACCGGGGCGGCGTACTCCGGGGTGGACGCCGACGCCTCGGCCGGCACCGCCGCGGCACTGGCCGCCGAGCTCGACCGTCGGGGTGCGGGAGCCGTGCTGGCCGGGCGGGACGCCGCGGAGGGGTCAGCCGTCGCCGCCGCCCGGGCGGCCGGGGCAGGGCCGGTGGGCCGGCTCGCCACCGTCGACGGCGTCGGCACCGGGGCCGGGCGGGTCGCGACCGTGCTCGCACTCGCCGAACGACAGGCAGGGGGCACCGGCCGCTACGGTTCCGGGGCCGGAACGGCGGGGCCGGTTCCCGCCGCCCCTTGA